The following DNA comes from Riemerella anatipestifer ATCC 11845 = DSM 15868.
AAAGGAGCTCCTAATGCATTAACTCTAGACTCTAAATATTCCAAAGGATCATGCCAAGTTAAATGAGACACATGCTTACCTAGCTTAAATGTAAGTCCTAAATTAGCCGTAAACATATTGTCTGAGTTAGTTCTTCTTATATTATTATATGGATAGTCAGAAGACGTGTTATTCCAGCCTCCTCCATCAAACTCATCATCTCCTGACATTATGTACATTAACCTTGCTTCTATATCTACCAGTTTAGACACTTTATACTTAAGACCAGCTCCTGCCTGATAAAAGAAAGAAGCTATATCCAAATTTTGCTCAATAACCTCCCGATTATTCCATCTTGAAGATTTATCTTCCAAGTAAGTTTTATACCCTTGTAAACCAATACCTGCATAACCGTGTAATGCCCATCTGTACGGAGAATTATTATCCACTCTTCTTAAGAGATTAGAAAAATTAAAATCACCCAGTAAAGACACCTGCTTATACTTAGTATTTGCTTCAGCAACACCATATTCCGGTTTAAGCATTGCTTTTTGATTCGTTTGCCCTTGCTGATACTGAAGACTTAGCCCAAATGTATGAGAAATCTGCTTATCTAAACTCACATAAGCATTCCAACCAAAATTAACTTTATTTCCATAGAAAGAAGTTAAGTCAGCAGATTGCATAAAGGCTCCACCTCCTCCGACAGAGATAGACCAATCGTTAAATAAACGAGATTTGTTGTCAAACTTTTTTACAGAAGTTGCCCCTGAAGAAAAAGTGTTAGGATACTTAACCGTATCCTGAGAATACATCACGGCAGGAAGAGCCAATAACGCTAATAAATTAAATTTCATATTTGAATGTTTTTATATTTTTCAATATTCTCTCCCAAATCTTCTAGAATTTTCCTAGAAAAATTACGCACAAAAAGATGCCTATGATGGGGTAAATTTAACATTTTTGACTGATACGAAAGATTGCCTATGGCAACTATATCAACATCTATAACTCTATCTTCATAACCTCCCAAATCCCTAGAATCAAGAACCCTTCCCATATACCTTTCTATTTCTTTTGCTTTCTTCAAAATTTGAATAGGCGAAAAATCAGTCTCCAACGAGAGTGCAATATTACAAAAATTATTAGAACTAACAAACTCCACAGGCTCTGTTTCTAGCATTTTACTCTTTTTTATCACATTTCCTAGATGCTTGTTTATCAATAAAATAGCTTCTTCTATATTTTTTTTAGGATTTTTTATATTGCTTCCTAGTAACAAAATAACCTTTCTTTGCGACATATTAACAAAATTATTTACAGTATGCGTAGTTTTATTAAAAGTGTATTAGCCAATATCACGGCTATAACCATCGTTTTTTTTACTTTCTTTGGTTTCATTATTATTGCTATGATTAGCAGTGCTATTGGAGACAAAGATAGTGTAAAAATTAAAAGTAACTCAATATTAACGCTAGATTCTAAATTCAGAGTTATCGAAAGCGAAACTGAAAAAGATCTAAATATCTTTGATTTTAAAAACCAAGTACGAGATGTTGCTCTATACGATTTTATCAGAGCTATAGAGAAAGCTAAAACAGACGACAATATTAAAGGGATTAGCATAGAAAATGACAACATCAACGCAGGCATCACTCAAATTGAAAGCATAAGAAACGCTATAGAAGATTTCAAAAAAAGTGGAAAATTTGTGTATTCTTATGGTAATTCAGTTTCTCAACCATCCTATTTCTTAGGTTCTGTTGCAGACAAGTTCTACCTCAACCCCGCAGGAGGAATAGAACTGAAAGGTATGGCATCAGAAGTAATATTTTTAAAAGATTTTGCTGAACAATACGGCATCGGCATCAACATTATAAGACACGGCAAGTACAAAGCTGCTGTAGAACCTTTCTTAAGAAATGATATTTCTCCTGAAAATAAAGAACAATTAAGCACTCTACTTTCTGACTTATGGAATAGAGTTTCTAATAAAATTGCTTCATCTAGAAAAATTAGCATAGAAAACTTCCAATCCATTACAGATGGGCTTTACGGAATGATACCTGATTTTAGCTTAAAGTATGGTTTAGTAGATAAGCTGATGCAAAAGGGAGAATACGAGCTATTATTAAAACAAAAAATAGGTATAGATACAGATAAAAAACTTAATAAAGTATCTATAAGAAAATACATTAAATCCATCAAAGACGAAAGCAAGTCTAGTGAAAAAATCGCAGTTTTATATGCTTCAGGAAACATCATCAATGGTGATGAAGCTACCAATATTTCTGACGAAAAATACATAGAATACATCAGAGATTTAAAAGATGATGACGATATCAAAGCAGTAGTTTTAAGAATCAACTCTCCTGGAGGAAGTGCCAATGCTTCTGACCAAATACTATTTGAACTACAACAACTTAAACTTAAAAAACCGTTAATTGTTTCCTTTGGAGATTATGCTGCCTCTGGAGGTTATTATATTGCAATGGCTGGAGATAAAATCTATTCAGAACCTAACACTATTACAGGGTCTATTGGTGTATTTGGTATGATACCTGACTTTAAAAATTTGGCTAACAAAAACGGAATTCGCTCCGATGTGGTTTCTACAAACACCAACTCACAAATGATGTCTCCTATAAGTGGTATCACTGAAGGCACTAAAAATATGCTTCAAAATAGTGTGGAACAAACTTACAAGAGATTTGTCTATTTCGTAACTAAAAACAGAAATAAAACTTTTGAGCAAGTAGACGAAATCGCAGGTGGTAGAGTTTGGTCTGGTAAAAAAGCCAAAGAACTAGGATTGGTAGATGAACTAGGAAGTCTTAATGATGCTATTACTTTTGCTATTAAAAAAGCAAAAGTAAAAAATTACAACATCGTTTCTTATCCTTCAGAAATAAATCCTTTAGAAGAGTTTTTTAAAGGTATGGACGAAGAAAGCATCTCTACTTATTTTATGAAACAAAAAATGGGAAGCGAGCAATACTATATTTATGAAACCATCAACAACTTCAAGAAAAATAATTCTAAAGTAATGATGCAATCACCAGTAAAAATAGCTTTCTAAAAAACTAATAACATCAATTATATAACAAAAACGAGCGAATATACTATATGTATTCCGCTCGTTTTTCATTATTTATAGAAACCGCTATCTTATTTTAGAGTTCATAATTATAGTTACTGGACCATCATTAGTTAAGCTCACTTTCATATCCGCTCCAAAAATGCCAGAACTAACGGGAACACCATATTCAGCCATTTCTGATTTAAAATATTCAAACATAGGAACCGCCAAATCTGGTCTAGCTGCAGTAATAAAAG
Coding sequences within:
- the folK gene encoding 2-amino-4-hydroxy-6-hydroxymethyldihydropteridine diphosphokinase; protein product: MSQRKVILLLGSNIKNPKKNIEEAILLINKHLGNVIKKSKMLETEPVEFVSSNNFCNIALSLETDFSPIQILKKAKEIERYMGRVLDSRDLGGYEDRVIDVDIVAIGNLSYQSKMLNLPHHRHLFVRNFSRKILEDLGENIEKYKNIQI
- the sppA gene encoding signal peptide peptidase SppA, with protein sequence MRSFIKSVLANITAITIVFFTFFGFIIIAMISSAIGDKDSVKIKSNSILTLDSKFRVIESETEKDLNIFDFKNQVRDVALYDFIRAIEKAKTDDNIKGISIENDNINAGITQIESIRNAIEDFKKSGKFVYSYGNSVSQPSYFLGSVADKFYLNPAGGIELKGMASEVIFLKDFAEQYGIGINIIRHGKYKAAVEPFLRNDISPENKEQLSTLLSDLWNRVSNKIASSRKISIENFQSITDGLYGMIPDFSLKYGLVDKLMQKGEYELLLKQKIGIDTDKKLNKVSIRKYIKSIKDESKSSEKIAVLYASGNIINGDEATNISDEKYIEYIRDLKDDDDIKAVVLRINSPGGSANASDQILFELQQLKLKKPLIVSFGDYAASGGYYIAMAGDKIYSEPNTITGSIGVFGMIPDFKNLANKNGIRSDVVSTNTNSQMMSPISGITEGTKNMLQNSVEQTYKRFVYFVTKNRNKTFEQVDEIAGGRVWSGKKAKELGLVDELGSLNDAITFAIKKAKVKNYNIVSYPSEINPLEEFFKGMDEESISTYFMKQKMGSEQYYIYETINNFKKNNSKVMMQSPVKIAF
- a CDS encoding OmpA family protein, translated to MKFNLLALLALPAVMYSQDTVKYPNTFSSGATSVKKFDNKSRLFNDWSISVGGGGAFMQSADLTSFYGNKVNFGWNAYVSLDKQISHTFGLSLQYQQGQTNQKAMLKPEYGVAEANTKYKQVSLLGDFNFSNLLRRVDNNSPYRWALHGYAGIGLQGYKTYLEDKSSRWNNREVIEQNLDIASFFYQAGAGLKYKVSKLVDIEARLMYIMSGDDEFDGGGWNNTSSDYPYNNIRRTNSDNMFTANLGLTFKLGKHVSHLTWHDPLEYLESRVNALGAPLDYTVCENGDKDNDGVCDDWDRQLDTPAGARVDGAGVALDVDLDGVIDLYDKCVTVPGPVSNNGCPEERNEVAQVAEVNKNFEGIEFALNSDVIRPQSFGKLDNAANIIKGMNTSKQYLVIGATDTRGSASYNKKLSQRRADAVVKYLVNKGVSTSMLVAEGRGQEDLKYPECNPATKCPEWKNEANRRVYFSEK